Below is a window of Streptomyces spongiicola DNA.
GCGGAGACGATCGCACGGCCCGCCCGGCGGACCGCGAAGACGGCGACGAGGGCGGCGAGTCCGACGACGGCGAGCGCCGCGGGAAGCCCGGTGACACCGCGGCCGTCGGCCCGGATCGGCACGCTGCCGGCCCCGACGGCGGCCGTGCCCTCGGCCCAGGTCTGCCCGGAGGCGAGCAGCACCGCGGCGGCGCCGACGGCGCCGAGGAGCAGGGCCGCCGCGAGGCTGCGCCGGCCGCGCGCGGCCGCACGGGCCGTCCGCTCGGTCTCGGCGCCGGACTGGGTTACGGGTACGGCGGTCACGCCCCCACTATCCCTCACGCGTCCCGCCGCCGCGGAGCCGGTTCGCGGTGTGCACCGCGCGCAGCACCGCCGCCGCCTTGTTGCGGCACTCGATGTCCTCGGCGACCGGGTCGGAGTCGGCGACGACCCCCGCTCCGGCCTGCACATGGGCGGTGCCGTCGCGGAGCAGCGCGGTGCGGATGGCGATCGCGGTGTCGGAGTCGCCGGCGAAGTCGAGATAGCCGACGGCGCCGCCGTACAGCCCGCGCCGCGACGGCTCCAGCTCCTCGATGATCTGCATCGCGCGGGGCTTGGGGGCGCCGGAGAGCGTGCCGGCGGGGAAGCAGGCGGTGAGCACGTCGAAGGCGGTACGCCCCTCGGCGACCCGGCCGGTCACGGTGGAGACGATGTGCATGACGTGCGAGTAGCGCTCGACCGACATGAAGTCGACGACCTCGACGGAGCCGGGCTCGCAGACCCGGCCCAGGTCGTTGCGGCCGAGGTCGACGAGCATGAGGTGCTCGGCGCGCTCCTTGGGGTCGGCGAGCAGTTCCTCGGCGAGCGCCTGGTCCTCGCGCGGGGTCGCGCCGCGCGGGCGGGTGCCGGCGATGGGGTGCAGCATGGCGCGCCCGTCCTCGACCTTGACGAGGGCCTCCGGGCTGGAGCCGACGACGTCGAAACCGCCGTCCTCGTGGGGGAAGCGCAGCAGGTACATGTACGGGCTGGGGTTGGTGGCCCGGAGCACCCGGTAGACGTCGAGTGCGCTCGCCTCGCACGGGGTCTCGAACCGCTGCGACGGCACGACCTGGAAGGCCTCGCCGGCGCGGATGCGCTCCTTGACGTCCTCGACGGCCGCCCGGAACTCCTCGCCGCTCCACATCGGCCCGGTGTACGGGGGCAGCTCGGAGGGCGGCAGCGCGTGCGGACTGCTCTCGACGGGCCGGGCCAGGTCGGCCTCCATGGCGTCGAGGCGGGCGACGGCGTCCGCGTACGCCTCGTCTACGCCGGTGTCGAGGTCGTTGTGGTTGATCGCGTTGGCGATCAACAGCACGGAACCGTCCCAGTGGTCTAGGACGGCGAGGTCGGAGGTGAGCAGCATGGTCAGCTCGGGAAGCCGCAGATCGTCCCGGCCGTGCTCGCCGATCCGCTCCAGGCGGCGGACGATGTCGTACCCGAGGTAGCCGACCATGCCCCCGGTGAACGTCGGCATGCCCTCGTCGAGGTCCTGCCGCGGGGTGTGGAGGGCCTGGACGGTCGCCCGCAGGGCGTCCAGCGGGTCACCTTCCGTGGGGACGCCCACGGGAGGGGTGCCCAGCCAGTGGGCCTGCCCGTCGCGGACGGTGAGGGCGGCGGCGGACCGTACGCCGACGAAGGAGTAGCGGGACCAGGAGCCCCCGCCCCCGCCGCCCACGGTGTGGGAGGTGCCGCCGTCGGCGGACTCGAGGAGGAAGGTGCCGGGGCGCTCGCCGGCGAGCTTGCGGTAGAGGCCGACCGGGGTGTCGCCGTCCGCGAGGAGGCGCCGGCTGACGGGGATGACGCGGCGGTCGGCCGCCAGCTTGCGGAAGGTCTCGGGATCCATGGCGAACGACCCTACCGGCCCAGGGGGAGCACGTCGTTGTCGAAGCAGGTGCGGTCGCCGGTGTGGCAGGCCGCCCCGACCTGGTCGACCTTCACCAGGACGGTGTCCGCGTCGCAGTCGAGGGCGACGGCCTTCACGTGCTGGACGTGACCGGAGGTGTCGCCCTTGACCCAGTACTCCCGGCGGCTGCGGGACCAGTAGGTGGCGCGTCCGGTGGTGAGGGTGCGGTGCAGTGCCTCGTCGTCCATCCAGCCGAGCATCAGCACCTCTCCGGTGTCGTACTGCTGGGCGATGGCCGGGACCAGGCCGTCGGCGCTGCGCTTGAGCCGGGCGGCGATGGCGGGGTCGAGTGCGCTGGGTGTGCTGGGCATGCCGCCATTGTGCCGCGCCGGCCGGGCCGTGACCGAAACACCTCCACTGGGCGGACGCGGCGCGCCGGTCGTAGGCTGGCCGCCATGTCGACCCATGCGAAGCGCGAACGACTTCTGCTCGCCGACCTGCTGGAGGCGGCGGGCCCGGACGCACCGACACTGTGCGAAGGATGGAGCACCCGGGATCTCGCGGCGCACGTCGTGGTGCGCGAACGGCGCCCGGAGGCCGCCGGGATCGTGCTGGGGCCCCTGAAGAGCCGGCTGGACCGGGTACAGGCCGAGTTCGCCGCCAAGCCGTACGAGGAGCTGATCCGGCTGATCCGCACGGGCCCGCCGAAGATGTCGCCGTTCGCGATCAAGCAGGTGGACGAGGCGTCGAACACGGTCGAGTTCTATGTGCACGCCGAGGACGTGCGGCGGGCGCAGCCCGGCTGGACGCCGCGGGAGCTGGACCCGGTCTTCGCGGACGCGCTGTGGTCCCGGCTGGAGAGGTCCGCCCGGCTGCTGGGGCGCAAGGCTCCGGTGGGGCTGGTGCTGCGGCGTCCCGACGGGCAGACGGCGGTGGCGCACCGCGGTGCTCCGGTGGTGACGGTGACCGGTGAGCCGGGTGAGCTGACCGTCTACGCCTTCGGTCGGCAGGACGCGGCGCAGGTGGAGGTGGAGGGCGACAAGGAGGCGGTCGACCGGGTGGGCAGGGCGCAGCTCGGGATGGGCTGAGCCGGGGCGGCGGCGGCCGCCGCCGAACCCTGCCGTCGAGCGCCACCGCCGAACTCTGCCGTCGAGCCCTGCCGTCGAGCGCCACCGCCGAACTCTGCCGTCGAAGGTGCTCCGGACCCGTGCCGGACGACGCTGCTGTGGGACGCGCTCCGGACCGCGCCGGACGCATACCGCACCCCTGCCGGGCCGCCGGGCGCATGCCCACCACGGCCCGGTTGACGCCTG
It encodes the following:
- a CDS encoding anthranilate synthase component I, whose amino-acid sequence is MDPETFRKLAADRRVIPVSRRLLADGDTPVGLYRKLAGERPGTFLLESADGGTSHTVGGGGGGSWSRYSFVGVRSAAALTVRDGQAHWLGTPPVGVPTEGDPLDALRATVQALHTPRQDLDEGMPTFTGGMVGYLGYDIVRRLERIGEHGRDDLRLPELTMLLTSDLAVLDHWDGSVLLIANAINHNDLDTGVDEAYADAVARLDAMEADLARPVESSPHALPPSELPPYTGPMWSGEEFRAAVEDVKERIRAGEAFQVVPSQRFETPCEASALDVYRVLRATNPSPYMYLLRFPHEDGGFDVVGSSPEALVKVEDGRAMLHPIAGTRPRGATPREDQALAEELLADPKERAEHLMLVDLGRNDLGRVCEPGSVEVVDFMSVERYSHVMHIVSTVTGRVAEGRTAFDVLTACFPAGTLSGAPKPRAMQIIEELEPSRRGLYGGAVGYLDFAGDSDTAIAIRTALLRDGTAHVQAGAGVVADSDPVAEDIECRNKAAAVLRAVHTANRLRGGGTREG
- the hisI gene encoding phosphoribosyl-AMP cyclohydrolase; translated protein: MPSTPSALDPAIAARLKRSADGLVPAIAQQYDTGEVLMLGWMDDEALHRTLTTGRATYWSRSRREYWVKGDTSGHVQHVKAVALDCDADTVLVKVDQVGAACHTGDRTCFDNDVLPLGR
- a CDS encoding TIGR03085 family metal-binding protein; translated protein: MSTHAKRERLLLADLLEAAGPDAPTLCEGWSTRDLAAHVVVRERRPEAAGIVLGPLKSRLDRVQAEFAAKPYEELIRLIRTGPPKMSPFAIKQVDEASNTVEFYVHAEDVRRAQPGWTPRELDPVFADALWSRLERSARLLGRKAPVGLVLRRPDGQTAVAHRGAPVVTVTGEPGELTVYAFGRQDAAQVEVEGDKEAVDRVGRAQLGMG